In Euphorbia lathyris chromosome 9, ddEupLath1.1, whole genome shotgun sequence, the following are encoded in one genomic region:
- the LOC136206554 gene encoding multiple C2 domain and transmembrane region protein 16 — MAENKKLVVEVVDACNLLPIDGKGTSSPYVTIDFHGQRKRTKTAIRDLSPTWNEPLEFNFGKPSDVFNDIIEIHVFHDKTYGHTTRSVCLGRLRLSSAQSVCKGEEALIYYSLEKKHLFTPVKGEIGLKIYYYHPEVITPPPPEEPKPEPQPEPSPAAPDKPPETESQPPEAEKKDDKPAETTQEIPAAEEPPPPEAAAPPPADTGEKPPESETAPAEGNETQGEQPATNNQSTQDVNGDEDIVLEPTGDNWGPRSPGIMAATVSGSLPEVKIAGINTPHSISRPAGVTSTNYGLESQESISIERSSFDLVEKMHYLFIRVVKAQGLPTNGNPIVRIATSGRHVVSKPARKIVFFEWDQTFAFGRDAPESSSILEVSVWDPPNADPTSDLAGAKFLGGICFDVTEIPLRDPPDSPLAPQWYMLEGDGALRDDIKLGNLMLATWVGTQADESFPDAWKTDTAGNVNNRAKVYLSPKLWYLRVTVIEAQDILSSAHLKEAQFQLKAQLGFQVQKTKPTLTRNGNPSWNEDIVFVAAEPFSDHLIFTLENRQSKGSVAVGIARIPLTAIERRVDDRKVASRWISFEDPNSEKVFYKGRVQLKLCFDGGYHVMDEAANVCSDYRPTARQLWKPPVGMVELGIIGCKNLLPMKTVDGKGCTDAYCVAKYGPKWIRTRTVCDSLDPKWNEQYTWKVFDPSTVLSIGVFDSSGVLETDGDKPVTRPDIRIGKIRVRMSTLETGKVYKNSYPLILLTNNGVKKMGEIEVAVRFIRTTPTLDFLHVYSQPLMPIMHHTKPLGVVQQEMLRSIAVKTIAGHLARSEPPLRREVVVYMLDAESHAFSMRRVRANYFRIINVIAGVLDMVRWIDDTRVWKNPTATVLVHALLVMLVWFPDLIVPTFAFYVFAIGAWNYRFRTRDPLPHFDPKISLADTVDREELDEEFDTMPSNRGPDIVRARYDKLRTLGVRVQKVLGDFATQGERVQALVTWRDPRATGIFVGLCFLVAVILYLVPSKMVAMAFGFYFFRHPIFRDRMPSPALNFFRRLPSLCDRIM, encoded by the coding sequence ATGgccgaaaacaaaaaactaGTAGTTGAAGTAGTGGATGCTTGTAATCTTCTTCCTATAGACGGAAAAGGAACTTCCAGTCCTTATGTTACCATCGACTTCCATGGACAGCGTAAGCGTACTAAGACTGCTATACGTGATCTCAGCCCCACCTGGAATGAACCACTCGAATTCAACTTCGGTAAGCCTTCCGATGTCTTTAACGATATTATCGAAATCCATGTTTTTCACGACAAAACTTACGGCCACACTACCCGGAGCGTTTGCCTCGGGAGACTCCGGCTAAGCTCCGCCCAATCTGTTTGCAAGGGCGAGGAGGCTCTCATTTATTATAGTTTGGAGAAGAAACACTTATTTACTCCGGTAAAAGGTGAAATCGGATTGAAGATTTACTATTATCACCCTGAGGTAATTACACCACCACCGCCGGAGGAACCCAAGCCTGAGCCTCAGCCTGAGCCTTCTCCTGCCGCACCAGATAAACCGCCGGAGACGGAGTCTCAACCTCCAGAGGCCGAAAAGAAGGATGATAAGCCAGCCGAGACTACACAAGAAATACCTGCTGCTGAAGAACCTCCGCCGCCTGAAGCTGCGGCACCACCACCTGCAGATACAGGAGAAAAACCACCGGAATCTGAGACTGCACCGGCGGAAGGAAATGAAACTCAGGGGGAACAGCCGGCAACAAACAATCAGTCCACTCAAGATGTTAATGGTGATGAGGATATTGTTCTGGAACCTACAGGGGACAATTGGGGCCCGAGATCGCCGGGGATTATGGCGGCGACGGTGAGTGGTTCTTTACCGGAAGTGAAAATAGCTGGAATTAACACTCCGCATTCGATTTCAAGGCCAGCAGGGGTTACATCGACGAATTACGGATTGGAATCGCAAGAAAGTATTTCAATCGAACGGTCATCGTTTGATTTAGTGGAGAAGATGCATTACTTGTTCATTCGTGTAGTGAAAGCACAGGGTCTTCCGACCAACGGCAATCCAATTGTGAGAATCGCCACCTCCGGCCGCCACGTTGTTTCAAAACCAGCGAGAAAGATCGTTTTCTTCGAGTGGGATCAGACATTTGCGTTTGGCCGTGATGCACCGGAATCCTCCTCCATCCTTGAAGTCTCTGTATGGGACCCACCTAACGCTGATCCCACCTCTGACTTGGCAGGTGCCAAATTCCTAGGTGGAATTTGCTTCGATGTTACGGAAATTCCTTTACGGGACCCACCGGACAGCCCTTTGGCCCCACAGTGGTATATGTTGGAAGGAGATGGTGCCCTTCGAGACGATATAAAGCTTGGGAATTTGATGCTTGCCACGTGGGTAGGGACACAAGCTGACGAATCATTTCCTGATGCTTGGAAAACTGATACAGCTGGCAATGTTAATAATAGAGCAAAAGTTTACCTCTCCCCAAAATTATGGTATTTGAGAGTCACTGTAATCGAAGCCCAAGATATATTGTCTTCAGCCCATTTAAAGGAAGCCCAATTTCAGCTTAAAGCCCAATTAGGATTTCAAGTCCAAAAAACCAAACCCACCCTCACCAGGAATGGAAATCCCTCGTGGAATGAGGACATTGTCTTTGTAGCAGCAGAACCATTTAGTGACCATTTGATTTTCACTTTAGAAAACCGGCAATCTAAAGGCTCCGTCGCCGTCGGGATCGCCAGAATACCTCTTACAGCCATTGAAAGACGAGTCGATGACAGGAAAGTGGCATCCAGATGGATCAGCTTCGAAGATCCAAACAGTGAAAAAGTATTTTACAAAGGAAGAGTTCAATTGAAGCTATGTTTCGACGGCGGCTATCATGTGATGGATGAGGCGGCCAATGTGTGCAGCGATTACCGTCCTACGGCGAGGCAGCTCTGGAAACCACCGGTTGGGATGGTTGAATTAGGTATAATCGGATGCAAGAATTTATTGCCGATGAAAACAGTAGACGGAAAAGGCTGTACGGACGCTTACTGTGTTGCAAAATATGGTCCAAAATGGATCCGCACAAGGACTGTGTGTGATAGCTTGGATCCGAAATGGAACGAGCAGTACACATGGAAAGTTTTCGATCCATCAACGGTTTTAAGCATCGGCGTTTTCGATAGCTCCGGAGTGTTGGAGACGGACGGTGATAAACCCGTGACCCGACCCGATATCCGCATTGGAAAGATACGGGTACGTATGTCCACATTAGAAACGGGTAAAGTGTATAAAAATTCGTATCCGTTAATTTTGTTGACTAACAACGGGGTGAAGAAAATGGGGGAGATAGAAGTAGCTGTAAGGTTCATACGTACAACTCCAACACTAGATTTCTTACACGTGTACTCTCAACCTTTGATGCCCATCATGCACCACACAAAGCCATTAGGTGTGGTGCAGCAGGAGATGCTAAGGAGTATAGCTGTCAAAACAATAGCAGGACACTTGGCAAGATCGGAGCCGCCACTTCGACGTGAGGTTGTAGTTTACATGCTTGATGCAGAGTCGCACGCTTTCAGCATGCGAAGAGTACGTGCGAACTATTTCAGGATCATCAACGTGATCGCTGGggtattagatatggtacggtgGATAGACGATACACGTGTCTGGAAGAATCCAACGGCTACGGTACTTGTACATGCATTACTGGTGATGCTGGTGTGGTTTCCTGATTTAATCGTGCCCACATTTGCTTTCTATGTGTTTGCTATTGGTGCTTGGAATTATAGATTTCGGACGCGGGACCCACTTCCTCACTTTGATCCTAAAATATCGTTAGCTGACACCGTTGATCGGGAGGAGCTTGATGAAGAATTTGATACAATGCCGAGTAATCGGGGACCGGATATTGTACGGGCGAGGTACGATAAGCTGCGTACACTTGGAGTACGTGTGCAGAAGGTATTGGGGGATTTTGCGACGCAAGGGGAACGTGTGCAGGCATTGGTGACGTGGCGAGATCCAAGAGCAACAGGAATATTTGTGGGACTTTGTTTTTTGGTGGCTGTGATATTGTACTTGGTGCCTTCGAAAATGGTGGCTATGGCTTTTGGATTCTACTTTTTCCGGCATCCGATTTTCCGTGATAGAATGCCATCGCCGGCATTGAACTTCTTCAGGAGGCTTCCGTCACTGTGCGATCGAATCATGTAG